One stretch of Carcharodon carcharias isolate sCarCar2 chromosome 20, sCarCar2.pri, whole genome shotgun sequence DNA includes these proteins:
- the LOC121292294 gene encoding homeodomain-interacting protein kinase 4-like, giving the protein MSSILSHNDTYNIIQFTGEGAYGEVTCCRKRSTGQFVAIKTLKYGSCSAAEVRMLKLLQNEDGDKFHIVKLLECFHIDAKSYLVFELMEQNLQDFQNANNSAPLPVKHIRTIAIQLLRALDKLKELSIIHTDIKPDNIMFVEHMRFPFRVKVIDFGSASILPEVQHIRDPYIQARYYRSPEILLGLPFCEKLDMWSLGCVLAELRLGSPLYPGKNQYDQIRIIVETQGQPHDYLLNQASKAHLFFKRNSCSHSGHQWQLKPLPEYQMKMFMQPLEPRRRTLKSLDELETFSIIKTLFPNGEDIAEFHDCNSMVDLVKRMLSFDPKNRISPRTALRHPFITMEQLEKNYKHTKYYDLSVQGLAAALNYVGTENNRNSCHQLQESHNANTVRRDNMQDQPNHRTAFVQTVVDKRDNFTIEKSGKMHKLMMPCEETISLVHQPFPPCTQDARYLPYPHQENCQQISWYVHRQAATNLPPSHLSRSDHSFGNVIPLDQMSDKNRNTSTLSTVSQSMKKGQENEDNKSEKYSSRSSVTEEKHITKAQIKETAKVQLNNPSAKENNPALAKYYIHLKRSATKALIRRENMGAMLGFASPIHRDCSCAGTKQSLKTGVHLHKQQNSIPTGPCMSNLRNTEKTPVLVIHKQEQLRNNYADEVLKSGENYTTHLSGIQALHYSLENIVKPSSFPN; this is encoded by the exons ATGTCTTCAATCCTGTCTCACAATGACACATATAACATTATCCAATTTACAGGCGAGGGAGCCTATGGGGAGGTGACCTGCTGTCGTAAAAGAAGTACTGGTCAGTTTGTTGCTATCAAGACTCTAAAATATGGTAGCTGCAGTGCCGCAGAAGTAAGGATGTTAAAACTCTTGCAAAATGAGGATGGAGACAAGTTTCATATTGTAAAACTTCTTGAATGCTTCCACATAGATGCAAAATCTTACCTTGTATTTGAACTAATGGAGCAGAACTTGCAAGACTTCCAGAATGCTAAcaactctgcccctctccctgtcAAGCATATTCGGACCATTGCCATCCAGTTGCTGAGGGCTTTGGATAAGCTTAAGGAATTGTCTATTATCCACACAGACATCAAGCCAGACAATATCATGTTTGTGGAACACATGCGGTTTCCTTTCAGAGTCAAAGTGATCGACTTTGGCTCGGCCAGTATATTGCCTGAGGTTCAACATATTCGAG ACCCATACATCCAGGCCAGATACTACAGATCTCCAGAGATCCTCTTAGGGTTGCCTTTCTGTGAAAAGTTGGATATGTGGTCCCTCGGTTGTGTGCTCGCTGAGCTTCGTCTTGGTAGCCCTTTGTATCCTGGTAAAAATCAATACGATCAGATCAGAATCATTGTTGAAACACAAGGCCAACCCCATGATTATCTGCTCAATCAAGCAAGTAAAGCTCATCTTTTCTTCAAAAGAAACTCCTGTTCTCATTCAGGTCACCAGTGGCAACTTAAGCCATTGCCTGAGTACCAAATGAAGATGTTTATGCAACCTTTGGAGCCAAGAAGACGTACTTTGAAGTCACTTGATGAACTTGAAACATTCAGCATCATCAAAACTTTGTTCCCAAATGGCGAGGATATAGCCGAGTTCCATGATTGCAACAGCATGGTAGACcttgtgaagagaatgctgagctTTGATCCCAAAAATCGCATTTCTCCAAGAACTGCTTTACGACATCCATTCATCACTATGGAGCAACTGGAGAAGAACTATAAGCATACAAAGTATTATGACCTGTCTGTTCAAGGCCTTGCTGCTGCTTTGAATTATGTTGGAACTGAAAATAACAGAAATAGTTGCCATCAGCTTCAGGAGTCTCATAATGCAAATACTGTGCGTCGTGACAATATGCAGGACCAACCTAATCACAGGACTGCCTTTGTCCAAACAGTAGTTGACAAAAGGGACAATTTCACTATTGAAAAGTCAGGAAAAATGCATAAGCTTATGATGCCCTGTGAGGAAACAATCAGTTTAGTCCACCAGCCCTTTCCTCCTTGCACACAAGATGCCAGATACCTCCCTTACCCACATCAAGAAAATTGTCAGCAGATATCTTGGTATGTACACAGGCAAGCTGCTACCAACCTACCTCCGTCTCACCTGTCAAGGTCAGATCATTCTTTTGGGAATGTGATTCCACTTGATCAGATGTCTGATAAGAACAGAAACACCAGTACACTCTCAACTGTCTCCCAGTCAATGAAAAAAGGTCAAGAGAATGAAGATAACAAATCTGAAAAATATTCTTCAAGATCTTCTGTAACAGAG GAGAAACATATTACGAAAGCTCAAATAAAGGAAACAGCAAAAGTACAACTGAATAATCCCAGTGCAAAAGAAAATAATCCTGCACTGGCAAAATATTACATACATCTGAAGAGGAGTGCCACGAAGGCCTTAATTCGGAGAGAAAACATGGGGGCAATGTTGGGATTCGCAAGCCCAATTCACAGGGACTGCTCTTGTGCTGGGACAAAGCAGAGCCTGAAAACTGGGGTGCACCTGCACAAACAGCAGAATTCTATTCCAACAGGACCATGTATGTCAAACCTGAGAAATACCGAAAAAACACCAGTCCTCGTAATACATAAGCAGGAACAGCTAAGAAACAACTATGCTGATGAAGTtctaaagagtggtgagaattatACTACACATCTTTCAGGAATTCAAGCATTGCATTATTCTTTAGAAAATATAGTGAAACCCTCATCctttcctaattaa